In the genome of Haloarcula sp. DT43, the window ACGTCGACCACCTCGACGTCGACATCGACGACGGAACCATCGACGTCAGCGTCCACGTCCGCGAGGACGCAGCCCAGCGCTTCTCGCGCATCTGGAGCGACATCCGGGAGAGTTGAATCAACCATGCACATCGAACTCGTCATCGCGAAGCTCGTTACGGTCGGACTGGGACTGTTGATAACCTACCAGGCGTACAAGGGGTATCGAACGTACGGTAGCGAGCCGATGCTCTACGTCGCCATCGGCTTCTTTTTCATCAGCGTCGGCTCGGTCATCGAAGGGGTCCTCTTCGACGTCGTCGGCCTCTCGATCTTCCTGGCCGGGACCATCCAGACGGCTATCGTCGCCATCGGGATGCTCGTCATCCTCTACTCGCTGTACGGGCAGATGCCACAGCGATCGACGGGTGAGGAGGATCCATGACCGGCCACTGGGACCTCGCGCTGGTCGGCGTTCGCGTCCTCCTGCTCCTCATGGGGCTGGCGACGACCGCGATTAGTTTCCGCGCCTATCGGCGGCAGGGAACCCGGTATCTCCGTGATGCGACGGTCGGCTTCGGTTGTATCACGCTCGGCGTCCTTCTCGAAGGGTTCCTCTTCCAGTTCACCGGACTGACGCTCACGCAGGTCCACATCGCCGAATCTGTCGCACTCGTCGTCGGACTAGGTGTTCTGCTTCGCTCCTTCCTCCAGTAGCCCGGCAGTCGGCGTGTTAGTGCGCGTGGTTCTCCTGCAGGTCGTCGCTCGGATAGATCCGGTAGGTTCGCCCCTGGAGCTCGCTGTACAGCAGGCCGTGCTTCTGGAGGTCGCTCGCGGTCTGGCTCACCTGGCTCTTCGAGAACTCCGAGCGCTCCCGGAGTTCGATTTGCGTTACTAACGTATCTTGCACCCTCGGCTTCGTTTCCAAGGTTTTGGATGGCAATCACCCACATATTCGAAGGGGAAATCCGAATAAGACGAGGGAGCGTAGGTATGCGTATATGTCAACGACTATCACCGTCGAGGGTATGAGCTGCGACCACTGTGAACAGACAGTCGAGGAAGCACTTCGAGAGGTAAGCGGCGTGACGGGCGTGACCGCCGATCGAGATACGAAACAGGTGACCGTCGATGGCGACCCTGACGTACCGGCGCTCGTTCGAGCTGTCGAGAACGCCGGATACAACGCTCACGCCTGATACCTCCCACGGAACGTACACCGACGAACGTACTGCCGTTCTCGTTCGATTCCGACCCCCCGACTTTATCGCTCAGAGTCGGGGCCTGGACACGATACTGGGGGACGGCACCAATACCCACACAATGAGAAACCATCCAGACCACGGGCAAGCCGAAACCGAACGCACTCACCACGAAGAAGCCGAGCACGACAACGGTGCAGACGTTCACGAAGGGGCACCACACGAGAACCACCGCACACATACAGACCACACGGGCCACGAAAGGATGTTCCGCCGGCGGTTTTTAGTGTCGCTGGTCCTCTCGGTACCGGTCGTCTTCTTCAGCGAGTTTGTCCAGGACGTCTTCGGCTATACTGCGCCGACGTTTCCTGGGAGCCTCTGGATCACGCCCGGCCTCTCGGTGATCGTCTTCGCGTACGGTGGGGTACCGTTCCTTTCGATGGCACGGACGGAACTCGAGAACCGCGAACCGGGGATGATGATGCTCATCTCGCTTGCGATCTCCGTCGCGTTCGTCTATTCCATCGCGAGTCTGTTCATAGAGGGCACGACCCCGTTCTTCTGGGAACTGGTCACGCTGATCGACATCATGCTGCTTGGCCACTGGATGGAGATGCGCTCGGTCCGGCAGGCCTCAGGCGCACTCGACGAACTGGCGAAGCTCATGCCCGATACCGCCGAACGGCTCACCGAGGGTGGGGAGACGGAAGAGATTCCCGTCTCCGAACTCGGCGAGGGTGATGTCGTCCTCGTTCGCCCGGGGGCGAGCGTCCCTGCGGATGGAGAAGTCGTAGCGGGCGAGTCGTCGGTCGACGAATCGATGATCACTGGCGAGTCCCGACCTGTGGACAAGGAACCCGAGTCCGACGTCGTCGCTGGCACGGTCAACCAGGACGGCAGCCTCCGCGTCCGCGTGACGAAGACCGGCGACGAGACGACGCTAGCGGGCATCATGCGACTCGTCGACGAGGCCCAGCAGTCCAAATCTCGAACGCAACTCCTGGCCGACCGGGCAGCCGGCTGGCTGTTCTACGTGGCACTCGGCGTCGCGGCGATTACGGCCATCGCGTGGGTCGTCGCGGTCGGGTTCAACGTCGGCGTGCTCGAACGCGTCGTCACCGTCCTCGTCATCGCCTGCCCGCACGCACTCGGCCTGGCCGTCCCACTCGTGGTCGCGATCAACACCTCCACGGCTGCCCGGAATGGGATGCTCATTCGCGACCGCATCGCCATGGAAGAGGCCCGGAACCTCGATACGGTGATGTTCGACAAGACTGGGACACTCACGAAGGGTGAACAGGGCGTCGTGGGCGTCGAGACAGCAGACGACTGGGACGAAAAGCAGGCGTTCGAGGTCGCCGCGGGCGTCGAGGGCGACTCCGAGCACATGATCGCTCGTGCCATCCGGAACGCCGCCCAGGAGCGGGACATCCAGCGAGCGAGTGTCTCGAATTTCGAGAATCTCCGCGGGCTCGGCGTTAGAGCCACCATCGACGGTGAATCAATGCACCTGGGTGGTCCAAACCTGATCGAGAAACTCGGCATCGACCGACCTGACGACATCGCCGACTTCGCTGAGGAAGCCGGCGTGAACGCACAGACGGTTATTTACCTGATTCACGACGAATCCGACGTCGTCGCGGCGTTCGCACTTGCCGACGTCATTCGAGACGAAAGCAGGCAGGCCATCGAGGCACTGCACCAGATGGGCATCGAGGTGGCGATGCTGACCGGTGACTCCGAGGACGTCGCGAAGGCCGTCGCCGCGGAACTCGGTATCGACCAGTACTTCGCGGAAGTTCTGCCTGAAGAGAAAGATACGAAGGTCGCACAACTCCAGTCCGAGGGAAACCTCGTCGCGATGGTTGGCGACGGCGTCAACGACGCGCCAGCGCTAACGAGAGCAGACGTCGGCATCGCTATCGGGTCCGGGACAGACGTCGCCATCGAGTCGGGCGACATCATCCTCGTCGACAACAACCCGCTGGACGTCGTCCGCCTCGTAAAGCTCTCGAAGGCGAGCTACCGGAAAATGCAGGAGAACCTCGTCTGGGCGACTGGCTACAACGTGTTCGCGTTGCCACTCGCAGCGGGTATCCTCGCTCCAATCGGTATCCTGTTGTCGCCGGCAATCGGTGCCGTGTTCATGTCCCTGTCGACGATCATCGTCGCCATCAACGCCCGCCGACTCCGGGGGGTCGACCTCTCGGCGTGACTGGTACATCCCAGATCACCGTGACCAATTGGTCACTCCACCTGTACTAAATTTCTGCGTAAACCTCACCGGTCTTCTCGTCGCCAAGTGTGTACACGATGTACGTGGTGACGAGTGCTGCTAAGTGTCTGTTTCGCTAACAGAGACTACTGAATTACCCTCTGTATCTTGCACGGCAGTCCTGACAGAGCCCGGTGAGGTTTTCGTGGCCGTGCTGCATGCAGAACGTTTATTCAGATTGGTAATCCCGAACCTCCCTGATCAGGAGGAGGGCGGACAGGATACTACCAGCGAGAAGCGCGACCCATAGCCCAGAAAGCGGTTTCTGCGCGTCAGCCGCTCTGAATAGTCCTCCCGTCAGAAGTGCGGCAGCGATGAGGCGCACCCGCGGAGAGACCATACCAACCCCTCTCGCTGAATCCACAAGAGGATGCTCCCTCTGAACTAACCGAAGCACGCTGCTGCATACACCCTCTGTATTCAGCACGCTTCTCTTATCAGGTTGTGTGGATTTCAACAGAGCTCAGGATGTCTATTCAAGAGTGGAGCGAGATCACTGCCAGCGCTTGTCGTTTCCTATTAAGACTCAATCAGCCAAGCTAACCAACACCACAGCGTATTCACCGTCCCGTTGGTTAGCATCGCTGTCAATCAAACGTACGACATCAGCCGGGCCTGCTGGGCCTCGTCGGGATCAGGGACGAGGTCGTAGCGCTCCAGCGTCGATTCAGACCCGTCCTGATCCTGTTTGAGCCCCTCAAAAACGAGTTCCGGTGAGACTTCCAGCGTGTGGATGTACGAGCGGCCGCCGGCACGACCAAGGTTACGCTCATCGCGTTCCAGCAAGCCATAGAGGCGAATCGAGTCAAGAAAGTCGTTGACACGCCGCTTCGAGCGCGGTTCGTAGCCACAGACATCACAGATGTTCTCGTAGACCTGGTAGATGTTTTTCGCCCGGGGGGAGGCCTCGTCGTCGATATTGAGGAACGCGGTGGCGAGCAGTGCGAGTTTCATCTGGGAGGTGAGCTGTTCGCGAACGATTGTGAGGACACGCTGTTCCTCAACGCGGCTGCCAGCCTCTTCGACGTGGGCTTTGGTGACCTGGTCAGCGTCATGTTTGCGCGCGATATTTCCGGCCGTTTCGAGCAGATCGAGTGCCTCACGAGCGTCGCCCTGTTCCTGGGCGGCCCGGGCAGCACACAGTTGGATGACGCCCTCGTCAATCGTCCCGTCCCGGAATACAAGGTCAGCGTAGTGCTGGAGGATATCGGTGAGTTCGGTGGCATCGTATGGTGAAAAGAAAATTTCGTACTCACAGAGGGTGCTTTTGACCCGTGGGTCGAGCGAGTCTTTGAACATGTGGTTGTTCGAAATTCCGATGACGCCAACACGGGTGTCCTCCAGTGTGTTGAGCTGACTAGACGGTGCTGTCGTTTTGTACGCTGTATTTATTTCTTTCTACTAGATAACGTTAGTAGTAGTAGTAGTAGGACGCTCACTCCTCAGATAAACACTCGAAACGGGGGGTGTGTGTGGTCCCGGATTCCCCTCAGGCTGGATCAACCGGTCCGATATACTGGCTTTTGATGCTGTCGCCGTCTCGCCACTGCAGGTAGTAGTAGTCACGGCCATCGATGGTTTTCGTCGTGAGAGTTCCTTTCGTTTGTGGAATCTCTGCCTTCTCACGAGCCTCGGCAAGCTGGTCCTCCCAGTCTTCTTCGTCCCAGTCCTCCGGTGTGTCGGGTTGCTCTGTGGCCTGATCGTCAGGTTCCGTCGCCGCTTCCAGATCGACACAGAGTGTATAGACATCCTCGAGTGCTCGGTCGTATGTCTCGGTCAGCGCTGCTGGGATCGAGTCACACTCGATGGCTCGGAGTTCTTCAAGCGCTGTCTTGGCATGTGAGCGGTCGGACATACGCTAACCAACACACTCGTGATAGTTGTCGGTTGTGTTGGTTAGCTTCGTGGAGCTATGATCACGGTTGGTTCCAAACCAGCGTCAGCTCTGTTCTGGCAGCTGGTCAAGTTCTCGAAGATACTACGGCCTCACGTGGGTCAGCTCACACTGCCGATTCGGCTTCGGAGAACTGCCGTTGAAGTCAATCAGTGAAAATCATTAAGAACTGGAGAAGTGTCGACTAACAGACAACCAATGGAACACCAGAATCAAAATAAATCGGGCGAAAAAATTCAGCGATACGGCTAAATAACGAAATCGTATTACTGACAACTGTTATACCGAATCAGTCATTACTATTTTCATTCTTTTTGAATTGCTCATGATACGTCTGTTCAAGTTCCAGTCGCGTCTCGCGACTGAGTTCGTCACCCTCTAGTCCGTACTTCTCATTTGCAATTTCCTCACGAGTCTGGATATTACTGGGTGAGATCCCATCTGCGAACGGCTGCCTGTTGTACAACTCCTCAACCTGGCCGGCAGTCTCGGTACTCAGTTCACTGAAGTTGTATCCATAGTACTTGGCTCGCGATATTTCGTCACGCGTGTATGTGGTGTTTGCGCCCGTATCACCGAACTGCGCGTCGAAATCCGACTGGATCTCGATGGTCGTTTCGCGGCTCAGGTTCCCGAAGTCCTTGCCATAGCGGTCCTCTGCAATTTCCTCACGGGTCTTCACATCTTCAGGTTGGGCACCTTTAGCGAATGGCTGCCGGAGGTACAGTTCTTCAACTTGGCGTGCCGTCTCGTTGCTCAGTTCGCTGAAATTGTACCCATACTTCGCTTTGGCGATTTCGTCCCGCGTGTACTTTTCCTCTGGAGACGCTTTCGAAATGACTGTAACCGACGTAGTTTGGTTACTGTCGGACGTGAATAGACCGCCAGTATACTGTCCGGTTGACAGGTTAGCTGGGATGGTTCGCGTGGTAGTAACGGTTGTGTTCTCACCACTAGCAAGCGTGACAGACTCCGTCTGAATCACCTCTTGTGTCTCATCATTGTTGGCGTCCACACGAGCTTCAACGAGTTGCGTTCCTTCAGCATCACCCGTGTTAATAATGTTCG includes:
- a CDS encoding copper-translocating P-type ATPase, producing MFRRRFLVSLVLSVPVVFFSEFVQDVFGYTAPTFPGSLWITPGLSVIVFAYGGVPFLSMARTELENREPGMMMLISLAISVAFVYSIASLFIEGTTPFFWELVTLIDIMLLGHWMEMRSVRQASGALDELAKLMPDTAERLTEGGETEEIPVSELGEGDVVLVRPGASVPADGEVVAGESSVDESMITGESRPVDKEPESDVVAGTVNQDGSLRVRVTKTGDETTLAGIMRLVDEAQQSKSRTQLLADRAAGWLFYVALGVAAITAIAWVVAVGFNVGVLERVVTVLVIACPHALGLAVPLVVAINTSTAARNGMLIRDRIAMEEARNLDTVMFDKTGTLTKGEQGVVGVETADDWDEKQAFEVAAGVEGDSEHMIARAIRNAAQERDIQRASVSNFENLRGLGVRATIDGESMHLGGPNLIEKLGIDRPDDIADFAEEAGVNAQTVIYLIHDESDVVAAFALADVIRDESRQAIEALHQMGIEVAMLTGDSEDVAKAVAAELGIDQYFAEVLPEEKDTKVAQLQSEGNLVAMVGDGVNDAPALTRADVGIAIGSGTDVAIESGDIILVDNNPLDVVRLVKLSKASYRKMQENLVWATGYNVFALPLAAGILAPIGILLSPAIGAVFMSLSTIIVAINARRLRGVDLSA
- a CDS encoding DUF7521 family protein; the protein is MHIELVIAKLVTVGLGLLITYQAYKGYRTYGSEPMLYVAIGFFFISVGSVIEGVLFDVVGLSIFLAGTIQTAIVAIGMLVILYSLYGQMPQRSTGEEDP
- a CDS encoding heavy-metal-associated domain-containing protein, translated to MSTTITVEGMSCDHCEQTVEEALREVSGVTGVTADRDTKQVTVDGDPDVPALVRAVENAGYNAHA
- a CDS encoding DUF7521 family protein: MTGHWDLALVGVRVLLLLMGLATTAISFRAYRRQGTRYLRDATVGFGCITLGVLLEGFLFQFTGLTLTQVHIAESVALVVGLGVLLRSFLQ
- a CDS encoding Cdc6/Cdc18 family protein, whose amino-acid sequence is MNTAYKTTAPSSQLNTLEDTRVGVIGISNNHMFKDSLDPRVKSTLCEYEIFFSPYDATELTDILQHYADLVFRDGTIDEGVIQLCAARAAQEQGDAREALDLLETAGNIARKHDADQVTKAHVEEAGSRVEEQRVLTIVREQLTSQMKLALLATAFLNIDDEASPRAKNIYQVYENICDVCGYEPRSKRRVNDFLDSIRLYGLLERDERNLGRAGGRSYIHTLEVSPELVFEGLKQDQDGSESTLERYDLVPDPDEAQQARLMSYV